CAAAGAAATAAACATTATCTTCCTCGCTttattatagtaataaatttttataataaattaaacataaaattcatcaagataaatataataatattatatacatttaatttatgaaaatttacaAGTATTTAAAGTATCAACTTTTCACTAgaatttaaagaaattataaatattatgcaATTTCATGTTATATTTCTCTAAATAGCCGTtctaattaatatatgacaAACATCAATAAATGTCcactaaatatatacacatatataaaaaaattatgaaacctaaaatgttataacctaaataatgtacatacatattgaGATACAGATgaactaataaaaaataatatattaaattactaACCcagtaaaaaaagtaataataatataaatataatataataacttAAACATAGTTTATTGgtaatttatatacacatacaaataaataaattaaaaatgtagataTTTTTACAGCACTTATacagaataaattataaagacgaacactaaaaaaattaacaaactatccatattaagaaaaatataaataattttaaaagattttatttagattaaagttaaaaatactataattctcatattactattaagagtttttatatatatattatcaaaaagataaaattactatattctaatatataagcattcaatatatatatatacaagaattaccctattttttattctctatATGTGTTTAGAAATGCTCTTACgtaattttacttattattacccttgtacatatttttcaataatttaCAGTAAGTAACTAATactgttaaaataaatattgaaaCAAATATTGGAAAGGATAATTTGGCATAATTTTCTGGAATCGGATTTCCTATTAGCATTACTAACACCAATGTAGCAATACTGAACAATATAACTGGAATAATAACAATACGCCTTAGAAACTTTTGCGCAAATTTACACTTAAGGTTATTTACTTCTTTGTTTTCATTATCAAGTGCTTTTACCATTTTAACATTATATGTATCATCTAATCCTTTTTTAGGTTTAATAATGGATGGTGATAcgtttttttccttttttgacGATTTTCCTTCTAATTTTCTATGCCGTCCTTCATagttatcattattatttgatgTATCAGATGACACTTTAAAGTTTTTTTgagacattttttttaaaggtaTGCTTCCATTGGTGGAATGTAAACCtctttcttcatttaataatCTGTCTGATCTTACATATAATG
This genomic interval from Plasmodium brasilianum strain Bolivian I chromosome 13, whole genome shotgun sequence contains the following:
- a CDS encoding hypothetical protein (Plasmodium exported protein) yields the protein MMIQANKFFFFIKFCAFSLLIWTYQNLYKTNTYGISYIKKIDLSNSLYVRSDRLLNEERGLHSTNGSIPLKKMSQKNFKVSSDTSNNNDNYEGRHRKLEGKSSKKEKNVSPSIIKPKKGLDDTYNVKMVKALDNENKEVNNLKCKFAQKFLRRIVIIPVILFSIATLVLVMLIGNPIPENYAKLSFPIFVSIFILTVLVTYCKLLKNMYKGNNK